From Microbacterium pseudoresistens, the proteins below share one genomic window:
- a CDS encoding DNA polymerase III subunit gamma and tau, giving the protein MTTALYRRYRPETFAEMIGQTQVTDPLMTALRGDRVGHAYLFSGPRGCGKTTSARILARCLNCAEGPTDTPCGTCPSCVELSRAGGGSLDVVEIDAASHNGVDDARDLRERATFAPSRDRYKIFILDEAHMVTPQGFNALLKLVEEPPPHVKFIFATTEPEKVLGTIRSRTHHYPFRLVPPAAMLEYVEKLCGEEGVSVEQGVLPLVVRAGGGSPRDTLSLLDQLIAGSDASESGAVEVRYERAVALLGYTHAALLDEIVDALAAGDAAAVFPAVDRVVQTGQDPRRFTDDLLERLRDLILIAAVGDDAAAVLRGVPADELATMRAQAAAYGSERLSRTADIVSAALDEMSGATSPRLQLELMVARVLTASSAGATAADPVAAPAPAAPAPVAPAPASASSQNSMPAPAQATAPEPAAQEAASTQASPDLVADAPSGPVDFDRLREAWPAVLTALEGISRSSWIVVTTVQPLAFDADSDVLTLGFAGPSDVARFKGTTPGNGVSDHLRTAIERTVGVRVKFLPAPLPASAARPRSEADAGSGSGAGDAASDAPASDPDPATSSVTAPSSGTSSPSGTPSSSVTEWAVASIPRAGTETGTEAEGSTPTAAAAPRTPPAQLAVDEEPAEVEATPASGWYEPAHDGDVLEPSPSYPEDDEEFVTPPDDAYPGAAEPAAKASAAASVPSVTARAPRGGAQRYGEAVVRQVLGATFVREEPYEPPTRFS; this is encoded by the coding sequence GTGACCACAGCCCTGTACCGCCGCTACCGGCCCGAGACGTTCGCGGAGATGATCGGGCAGACCCAGGTCACCGATCCGCTGATGACGGCGCTGCGCGGTGACCGGGTGGGCCACGCCTATCTGTTCTCGGGCCCGCGCGGCTGCGGCAAGACGACGTCGGCGCGCATCCTCGCCCGTTGCCTGAACTGCGCCGAGGGCCCGACCGATACGCCGTGCGGCACGTGCCCGAGCTGCGTCGAGCTGTCGCGCGCAGGCGGCGGCTCGCTCGACGTCGTCGAGATCGACGCCGCCAGCCACAACGGCGTCGACGATGCGCGCGATCTGCGCGAGCGCGCGACGTTCGCGCCCAGCCGCGACCGCTACAAGATCTTCATCCTCGACGAGGCGCACATGGTGACCCCGCAGGGGTTCAATGCGCTGCTCAAGCTCGTGGAGGAGCCGCCGCCGCACGTGAAGTTCATCTTCGCGACCACCGAGCCCGAGAAGGTGCTCGGCACCATCCGCTCACGCACCCATCACTATCCGTTCCGGCTTGTGCCTCCGGCCGCGATGCTGGAGTACGTCGAGAAGCTGTGCGGCGAAGAGGGGGTGAGCGTCGAGCAGGGCGTGCTGCCGCTCGTCGTGCGGGCCGGCGGCGGATCGCCCCGAGACACCCTCTCGCTGCTCGATCAGCTCATCGCCGGATCCGACGCCTCCGAGTCGGGGGCGGTGGAGGTGCGCTACGAGCGCGCCGTCGCCCTGCTCGGGTACACGCATGCGGCGCTGCTCGACGAGATCGTCGACGCGCTCGCCGCGGGTGATGCGGCGGCCGTCTTCCCGGCCGTCGACCGCGTCGTGCAGACCGGGCAGGATCCGCGGCGCTTCACCGACGATCTGCTCGAGCGGCTGCGCGACCTGATCCTCATCGCCGCGGTCGGCGACGACGCGGCGGCCGTGCTGCGCGGCGTGCCCGCCGACGAGCTCGCGACGATGCGCGCGCAGGCGGCGGCCTACGGATCCGAGCGGCTCTCGCGCACGGCCGATATCGTCAGCGCCGCGCTGGACGAGATGAGCGGCGCCACCTCGCCGCGTCTGCAGCTGGAGCTGATGGTGGCGAGGGTGCTCACCGCATCCTCGGCGGGGGCGACCGCGGCTGATCCTGTTGCTGCACCCGCTCCCGCTGCACCCGCTCCCGTTGCTCCTGCTCCCGCGTCGGCGTCGTCGCAGAACTCGATGCCTGCTCCGGCTCAGGCGACCGCGCCCGAGCCTGCGGCGCAAGAAGCGGCGTCCACGCAGGCATCGCCTGACCTCGTCGCGGACGCGCCGTCGGGACCGGTCGACTTCGATCGTCTGCGCGAGGCCTGGCCCGCCGTGCTCACCGCGCTGGAGGGTATCAGCCGATCCTCCTGGATCGTGGTGACGACGGTGCAGCCGCTCGCCTTCGACGCCGACTCTGACGTGCTCACCCTGGGCTTCGCGGGGCCGAGCGATGTCGCCCGGTTCAAGGGCACGACCCCGGGCAACGGCGTCTCCGACCACCTGCGCACCGCCATCGAGCGCACCGTCGGCGTTCGAGTGAAGTTCCTGCCCGCACCGCTGCCGGCCTCCGCCGCGCGACCGCGGTCGGAAGCGGATGCGGGTTCCGGCTCGGGCGCGGGTGATGCCGCATCGGATGCTCCGGCATCCGACCCCGACCCGGCCACGTCTTCTGTCACGGCCCCGTCTTCTGGCACGTCCTCCCCTTCTGGCACGCCCTCGTCTTCTGTGACGGAGTGGGCGGTCGCGTCGATTCCCCGTGCGGGCACCGAGACGGGCACCGAGGCCGAGGGAAGCACGCCGACTGCAGCGGCCGCTCCGCGCACTCCGCCGGCGCAGCTGGCCGTCGACGAGGAGCCGGCCGAGGTCGAGGCGACGCCCGCATCGGGCTGGTATGAGCCTGCGCACGACGGGGACGTGCTCGAACCGTCGCCGTCGTATCCCGAGGACGACGAGGAGTTCGTCACGCCGCCCGACGATGCCTATCCCGGCGCCGCCGAGCCCGCCGCGAAGGCGTCTGCCGCCGCCTCGGTCCCGAGCGTCACCGCACGGGCGCCGCGTGGGGGAGCGCAGCGATACGGCGAAGCCGTTGTCCGCCAGGTGCTCGGCGCCACATTCGTGCGTGAAGAGCCCTACGAGCCACCCACGAGGTTCTCCTGA
- the recR gene encoding recombination mediator RecR: MYDGIVQELIDEFGRLPGIGPKSAQRIAFHILQTPSFDVARLAELLTGIRERVRFCEQCGNVSEQDRCAICRDPRRNPALICVVEDAKDVAAIERTREFRGLYHVLGGAISPIAGIGPDDLRIAQLMTRLADGTVQEVILATNPNLEGEATASYLSRLLVSMQITVSRLASGLPVGGDLEYADEVTLGRAFEGRRVL; the protein is encoded by the coding sequence ATGTACGACGGCATCGTCCAAGAGCTGATCGACGAGTTCGGCCGCCTTCCCGGCATCGGACCGAAGTCGGCGCAGCGCATCGCGTTCCACATCCTGCAGACGCCGTCCTTCGACGTCGCCCGCCTGGCGGAGCTGCTCACCGGCATCCGTGAGCGGGTGCGCTTCTGCGAGCAGTGCGGCAACGTGTCCGAGCAGGACCGCTGTGCGATCTGCCGCGATCCGCGGCGCAACCCCGCACTGATCTGCGTCGTGGAAGACGCCAAGGACGTCGCTGCGATCGAGCGCACGCGTGAGTTCCGCGGGCTCTACCATGTTCTCGGCGGCGCCATCAGCCCGATCGCGGGCATCGGGCCCGACGATCTGCGGATCGCTCAGCTCATGACGCGTCTGGCCGACGGCACCGTGCAGGAGGTGATCCTCGCCACGAACCCCAACCTCGAGGGCGAGGCGACGGCCAGCTATCTGAGCCGGCTTCTCGTGAGCATGCAGATCACCGTGTCGCGGCTGGCCTCGGGGCTGCCGGTGGGCGGCGACCTCGAGTACGCCGACGAGGTCACCCTCGGTCGGGCATTCGAGGGCCGGCGCGTGCTGTGA
- a CDS encoding EamA family transporter: MSHGAGISRRGWLLLAAMSVLWGVPYLFIRIAVDSYSPPAIVAGRTLLAAVLLLPFALRRGALRAAWRHWPWVLAFGLVEMGGPFLLLGHAEQSLPSGPTGLLVATVPLFAALIALTGGDRTVLQPARIAGLVIGFLGVAAVVAGPGLFGGEINFVAVGEVLLVAVLYSIAPFIVARKLGDVPSMGTVTLAMLFIGTLYLPIALATQHEVPTPTATVAVVVLGVVCTAVAFLVFFALIREVGPVRAPLFTYVNPVVALLLGALVLAEPLSPGLAIGFPLIVVGCWFAGTGGRIRRSDAEDLTPVDESVAAASVGATGEACAATAIVEPEAVTGTVRIADPGTDAPPTADD, from the coding sequence GTGAGCCACGGGGCCGGGATCAGCCGGCGCGGATGGCTGCTGCTGGCCGCGATGTCGGTGCTCTGGGGCGTGCCTTACCTGTTCATCCGCATCGCCGTGGACTCGTACTCGCCGCCGGCGATCGTCGCGGGCCGCACCCTCCTCGCTGCCGTGCTGCTACTGCCGTTCGCGCTGCGACGAGGAGCCCTGCGTGCGGCGTGGCGGCACTGGCCGTGGGTGCTGGCGTTCGGCCTCGTCGAGATGGGTGGCCCGTTCCTGCTGCTGGGGCATGCCGAGCAGTCGCTGCCCTCGGGCCCGACCGGGCTGCTCGTGGCGACCGTTCCCCTGTTCGCCGCACTCATCGCGCTGACGGGCGGCGATCGCACTGTGCTGCAGCCGGCGCGCATCGCGGGGCTCGTCATCGGCTTCCTCGGCGTGGCGGCCGTCGTCGCCGGCCCGGGGCTGTTCGGCGGTGAGATCAACTTCGTCGCGGTCGGCGAGGTCCTGCTGGTGGCGGTGCTCTACTCGATCGCGCCGTTCATCGTGGCGCGCAAGCTCGGCGATGTGCCGTCGATGGGCACGGTCACCCTGGCGATGCTGTTCATCGGCACGTTGTACCTCCCGATCGCTCTGGCGACTCAGCACGAGGTGCCCACGCCCACGGCGACGGTCGCGGTCGTCGTGCTCGGCGTCGTGTGCACCGCCGTCGCCTTTCTCGTCTTCTTCGCCCTCATCCGCGAGGTGGGGCCGGTGCGCGCCCCGCTGTTCACCTACGTCAATCCCGTCGTCGCGCTGCTTCTCGGCGCACTCGTGCTCGCCGAGCCGCTCTCGCCGGGGCTCGCCATCGGGTTTCCGCTCATCGTCGTCGGGTGCTGGTTCGCCGGCACCGGCGGGCGCATCCGTCGCTCCGACGCCGAAGACCTCACGCCCGTCGACGAGTCGGTCGCCGCGGCCTCGGTGGGTGCCACGGGAGAGGCGTGCGCGGCGACCGCGATCGTCGAGCCCGAGGCGGTCACAGGAACCGTGCGGATCGCCGATCCCGGCACGGATGCGCCTCCGACGGCCGACGACTGA
- a CDS encoding DUF222 domain-containing protein, protein MGTTPGDYLSRSREIAEECGAISTEIARLEAQRAELLAERVVLLLDEIPPGRHGFEQAERSMDCEISAALHVTRGAAMRMLATSWVIYDRFPATRDALAAGEISFRHATVITAAAAPIPRENVEAIAAFEAQVMPYATEETAARTEAFAKSVAAAVAPETVVERHERARRRRSVSVSDLEDGLSILTLILPSVQAHGIMDRVSATARGIRDNAARGIRDNADRSDDDIDDQLLSGQDETPTVDDRTLDEIRADIAADLLLTGTTTITTDAGLDGVHATVQVTIAATTLAGLDDKPAELDGHGPLHPDIARRLAGHATSWSRLFLDQTGMVTRVDRYTPTNDMKRYL, encoded by the coding sequence ATGGGAACGACGCCCGGTGACTACCTCTCCCGCTCACGGGAGATCGCCGAGGAGTGCGGGGCCATCAGCACCGAGATCGCCCGACTCGAAGCACAGCGGGCGGAGCTGTTGGCCGAGCGAGTCGTGTTGCTGCTGGATGAGATCCCGCCCGGGCGGCACGGGTTCGAGCAGGCTGAACGGTCCATGGATTGCGAGATCTCCGCGGCGCTGCATGTGACACGCGGCGCAGCCATGCGGATGCTGGCGACGTCGTGGGTGATCTACGACCGCTTCCCCGCCACCCGCGACGCACTGGCCGCAGGCGAGATCTCATTCCGCCACGCGACGGTGATCACCGCAGCAGCAGCCCCCATCCCCCGCGAGAACGTCGAGGCGATCGCGGCATTCGAGGCGCAGGTCATGCCCTACGCGACGGAAGAGACCGCCGCCCGCACCGAAGCGTTCGCGAAATCCGTCGCCGCAGCGGTCGCACCCGAAACCGTCGTCGAACGGCATGAACGGGCACGCAGGCGACGCTCCGTGTCGGTATCCGACCTTGAAGACGGACTATCGATCCTGACACTCATCCTTCCCTCCGTGCAGGCCCACGGGATCATGGACCGGGTGTCTGCGACAGCCCGCGGGATTCGCGACAACGCGGCCCGCGGCATCCGCGACAATGCGGATAGATCCGACGACGACATCGACGACCAGCTCCTGTCCGGCCAGGACGAGACCCCCACGGTCGACGACCGGACTCTGGACGAGATCCGTGCCGACATCGCCGCCGACCTGCTCCTCACCGGCACCACCACCATCACCACCGACGCCGGGCTCGACGGGGTTCACGCCACCGTGCAGGTCACGATCGCCGCGACCACCCTCGCCGGGCTCGACGACAAGCCCGCCGAACTCGACGGACACGGACCCCTCCACCCCGACATCGCCCGACGCCTCGCCGGACACGCCACCTCATGGTCCAGACTCTTCCTCGACCAGACCGGAATGGTCACCCGAGTCGACCGATACACCCCCACCAACGACATGAAACGATACCTGTGA
- a CDS encoding aspartate kinase, which yields MALIVQKYGGSSVADAEGIKRVAKRVIDTRRAGHDVVVAVSAMGDTTDELLELAGEITPIPAPREMDMLLSSGERISMALLAMAIHSMGFDARSFTGPQAGMRTDSRYGAARIVEVTPDRLREALDEGAIVIVAGFQGINDDTQDITTLGRGGSDTTAVALAAALDADVCEIYSDVEGIFTADPRVIPLARKLDRVSSEEMLELAANGAKVLYIRAVEYARRHGVLIHARSTFTSNEGTYVLGEGMADPRGTEGEDMEEPIVAGVTTDLSQAKITVAGVPDVPGKAAEIFKTVAKAGANVDMIVQNAASTGRTDISFTVPKSDAAVVLKALGAEQETLSFEGLVHDDQIGKLSVVGAGMRTHSGVSAILFEALSAAGINIEMISTSEVRISVVLRGDELIDAARKVHTAYGLDGDIEAVVAAGTGR from the coding sequence GTGGCCCTCATCGTGCAGAAGTACGGCGGCTCATCCGTCGCCGATGCAGAAGGCATCAAGCGGGTCGCCAAGCGCGTCATCGACACCCGCCGCGCGGGGCACGATGTCGTCGTCGCGGTGAGCGCCATGGGCGATACGACCGATGAACTGCTCGAACTCGCCGGCGAGATCACTCCGATCCCCGCGCCGCGCGAGATGGACATGCTGCTCTCCAGCGGCGAGCGCATCTCGATGGCGCTGCTGGCCATGGCCATCCACTCGATGGGATTCGATGCCCGCTCGTTCACGGGCCCGCAGGCCGGAATGCGCACCGACAGCCGTTACGGTGCCGCGCGCATCGTCGAGGTCACCCCCGATCGGCTGCGCGAGGCGCTCGACGAGGGCGCCATCGTCATCGTCGCGGGCTTCCAGGGGATCAACGACGACACGCAGGACATCACGACGCTGGGGCGCGGCGGATCGGACACCACCGCGGTCGCGCTCGCCGCGGCACTCGACGCCGATGTGTGCGAGATCTACAGCGACGTGGAGGGCATCTTCACCGCCGATCCGCGGGTGATCCCGCTGGCCCGCAAGCTCGATCGGGTCAGCAGCGAAGAGATGCTGGAGCTCGCCGCCAACGGCGCGAAGGTGCTCTACATCCGCGCCGTCGAGTATGCGCGCCGTCACGGCGTGCTCATCCACGCACGGTCCACGTTCACGTCGAACGAGGGCACCTACGTTCTGGGCGAGGGGATGGCAGATCCCCGCGGCACCGAGGGAGAAGACATGGAAGAGCCGATCGTCGCCGGGGTCACGACCGACCTCAGCCAGGCCAAGATCACCGTCGCGGGCGTGCCCGACGTGCCCGGCAAGGCCGCCGAGATCTTCAAGACGGTCGCCAAGGCGGGCGCCAACGTCGACATGATCGTGCAGAACGCCGCCTCGACGGGCCGCACCGACATCTCGTTCACCGTGCCGAAGTCCGACGCCGCGGTGGTGCTGAAGGCGCTGGGCGCCGAGCAGGAGACGCTGTCGTTCGAAGGACTCGTGCACGACGACCAGATCGGCAAGCTGTCGGTCGTGGGTGCGGGGATGCGCACGCACTCCGGCGTCTCGGCGATCCTGTTCGAGGCATTGTCGGCCGCGGGCATCAACATCGAGATGATCTCCACCTCCGAGGTGCGCATCTCGGTCGTGCTCCGTGGCGACGAGCTCATCGACGCGGCCCGCAAGGTGCACACCGCCTACGGACTCGACGGCGATATCGAGGCCGTCGTCGCCGCCGGCACCGGACGCTGA
- a CDS encoding aspartate-semialdehyde dehydrogenase yields MTRISDSGLSVAVVGATGQVGRVMRDILQERSFPIRELRLFSSARSAGTAIDFGGTEVIVEDVDTADASGIDIALFSAGATASRAYAPRFAESGAVVIDNSSAWRMDPEVPLVVSEVNPEAAADAPKGIIANPNCTTMAAMPVLKALHDEAGLERLIVSTYQAVSGSGLAGAEELLGQVEGVLAQGDTLRLVHDGSAVDFPQPENYVAPIAFDVLPLAGSVVDDGQNETDEEKKLRNESRKILGLPDLRVAGTCVRVPVFTGHSLSINAEFAREITPDRAREVLASAPGVLLEEVPTPLQAAGKDPSFVGRIRADQSAPDGRGLVLFISNDNLRKGAALNAVQVAEVVAATLAATVAVTPAG; encoded by the coding sequence ATGACACGCATCTCCGATTCCGGACTCTCCGTCGCCGTCGTCGGCGCCACCGGCCAGGTCGGCCGCGTCATGCGCGACATCCTGCAGGAGCGCTCGTTCCCCATCCGTGAGCTGCGCCTGTTCTCCTCGGCGCGCTCGGCGGGCACGGCCATCGACTTCGGGGGCACCGAGGTCATCGTCGAAGACGTCGACACGGCGGATGCGTCGGGCATCGACATCGCCCTGTTCTCCGCGGGGGCCACGGCCAGCCGCGCGTACGCGCCCCGCTTCGCCGAGTCCGGCGCGGTCGTCATCGACAACTCCAGCGCATGGCGGATGGACCCGGAAGTCCCGCTCGTCGTCAGCGAGGTGAACCCGGAAGCCGCCGCCGACGCGCCCAAGGGCATCATCGCCAACCCGAACTGCACCACCATGGCGGCCATGCCCGTGCTCAAGGCGTTGCACGACGAGGCGGGGCTGGAGCGCCTCATCGTCTCCACCTACCAGGCCGTGAGCGGCTCGGGCCTCGCAGGCGCCGAAGAGCTGCTCGGTCAGGTCGAAGGCGTGCTGGCCCAGGGCGACACGCTGCGCCTTGTGCACGACGGGTCGGCCGTGGACTTCCCGCAGCCGGAGAACTACGTCGCACCCATCGCCTTCGACGTGCTGCCACTGGCCGGATCGGTCGTCGATGACGGACAGAACGAGACCGACGAGGAGAAGAAGCTCCGCAACGAGAGCCGCAAGATCCTCGGCCTTCCCGACCTGCGCGTTGCGGGCACCTGCGTGCGAGTGCCCGTGTTCACCGGGCACTCGCTGTCGATCAACGCGGAGTTCGCGCGCGAGATCACCCCTGACCGCGCCCGCGAGGTGCTCGCATCCGCTCCGGGCGTGCTGCTGGAAGAGGTGCCCACTCCGCTGCAGGCGGCGGGCAAGGACCCGAGCTTCGTCGGTCGCATCCGCGCCGACCAGTCGGCTCCCGACGGCAGGGGACTGGTGCTGTTCATCAGCAACGACAACCTGCGCAAGGGCGCCGCGCTCAACGCCGTGCAGGTCGCCGAAGTCGTCGCCGCCACCCTCGCCGCAACCGTCGCCGTCACCCCGGCCGGCTGA
- a CDS encoding malate:quinone oxidoreductase encodes MTESVDVVLIGGGIMSATLGTLLHELQPKWKITAFERLSDVGQESSNPWNNAGTGHAALCELNYMPEGADGMLDPAKAVSINEQFQQSRQFWSSLVERGVLEEPSTFVNSTPHMTFVRGEKDVDFLRRRYEVLKEQPLFAGIEYSEDSRVINQWAPLLMQKRRKGEPFAATRVPSGTDVDFGSLTHQLFSHLSDTGTQVLTNHEVHSLKRQKDGTWLVKYRNSLGRTPGEIKARFVFVGAGGWALKLLQRSGIPEIKGYGVFPIGGQFLKTTNPAIVAQHQAKVYSQASVGAPPMSVPHLDARMVDGEASLLFGPFATFSPKFLKQGSMLDIIGQVRSHNLWPMLRVAFANPDLITYLLGELMKTHAKKVDSLRVFMPTAKDDDWSIIQAGQRAQVMKKDAKKGGVLQFGTEVIASADGSIAGLLGASPGASTAVPIMLGLLKRCFPEQYPEWEPTLRALIPTLDEHLNDDPAAAESSMSATAATLDLTA; translated from the coding sequence GTGACAGAATCCGTCGACGTCGTCCTCATCGGTGGTGGCATCATGAGCGCCACCCTCGGCACCCTACTGCACGAACTGCAGCCGAAGTGGAAGATCACCGCCTTCGAGCGGCTGAGCGATGTCGGGCAGGAGAGCTCGAACCCTTGGAACAATGCCGGAACCGGGCACGCGGCGCTGTGCGAGCTGAACTACATGCCCGAGGGCGCCGACGGCATGCTCGATCCGGCCAAGGCTGTCTCGATCAACGAGCAGTTCCAGCAGAGCCGCCAGTTCTGGTCCTCGCTCGTGGAGCGCGGCGTGCTCGAAGAGCCCTCGACGTTTGTCAACTCCACCCCGCACATGACCTTCGTGCGCGGAGAGAAGGACGTCGACTTCCTCCGCCGTCGATACGAGGTGCTCAAGGAGCAGCCGCTGTTCGCCGGCATCGAGTACAGCGAGGACTCGCGCGTCATCAACCAGTGGGCGCCGTTGCTCATGCAGAAGCGTCGCAAGGGCGAGCCGTTCGCCGCCACGCGCGTGCCCTCCGGCACAGACGTCGACTTCGGGTCCCTCACCCACCAGCTCTTCTCGCACCTGTCCGACACGGGCACCCAGGTGCTCACCAATCACGAGGTGCACAGCCTCAAGCGGCAGAAAGACGGCACCTGGCTCGTCAAGTACCGCAACAGCCTCGGCCGCACGCCTGGCGAGATCAAGGCCCGCTTCGTGTTCGTCGGCGCCGGCGGATGGGCGCTCAAGCTGCTGCAGCGCTCCGGCATCCCCGAGATCAAGGGCTACGGCGTGTTCCCGATCGGCGGGCAGTTCCTCAAGACGACGAATCCGGCCATCGTCGCCCAGCACCAGGCCAAGGTCTACTCGCAGGCCTCCGTCGGTGCTCCGCCGATGTCGGTCCCGCACCTCGATGCCCGGATGGTCGACGGCGAGGCCTCGCTCCTGTTCGGTCCGTTCGCGACGTTCAGCCCCAAGTTCCTCAAGCAGGGCTCGATGCTCGACATCATCGGGCAGGTTCGCTCGCACAACCTGTGGCCGATGCTGCGCGTCGCCTTCGCCAACCCCGACCTCATCACCTATCTGCTCGGCGAGCTCATGAAGACGCACGCCAAGAAGGTCGACAGTCTGCGCGTGTTCATGCCGACGGCGAAGGATGACGACTGGTCGATTATCCAGGCCGGCCAGCGCGCCCAGGTGATGAAGAAGGATGCGAAGAAGGGCGGCGTGCTGCAGTTCGGCACCGAGGTGATCGCCTCGGCCGACGGCTCGATCGCGGGCCTGCTGGGCGCCTCTCCCGGCGCCTCCACCGCCGTGCCGATCATGCTCGGCCTGCTCAAGCGCTGCTTCCCCGAGCAGTACCCCGAGTGGGAGCCGACGCTGCGCGCGCTCATCCCCACGCTCGACGAGCACCTCAACGACGACCCGGCGGCGGCCGAATCGTCGATGTCGGCCACGGCCGCGACCCTCGACCTCACCGCCTGA
- a CDS encoding thymidine kinase, with amino-acid sequence MAKLYFRYGAMNSGKSTGLLQAAYNYEERGQRVLLAKPRIDTKGATQIESRLGMTREVDFLLGPDDDPRALLAEARGDTGAGVACLLVDEAQFLTAEQVDQLFRVAVDDDIPVLAYGIRNDFLTHAFPGSARLLAIAHTLEELKTICRCGRKAVFNGRRIGDDFVFDGEQVAIDGAGDELVTTYESLCGHCYLEESGGRLG; translated from the coding sequence GTGGCGAAGCTGTACTTCCGCTACGGCGCGATGAACTCCGGCAAGTCCACCGGACTGCTGCAGGCCGCCTACAACTACGAGGAGCGCGGGCAGCGCGTGCTGCTCGCCAAGCCGCGGATCGACACCAAGGGCGCCACGCAGATCGAGAGCCGCCTCGGGATGACCCGCGAGGTCGATTTCCTCCTCGGCCCCGACGACGATCCGCGGGCGCTGCTTGCCGAGGCGCGGGGCGATACCGGTGCCGGCGTCGCATGCCTGCTCGTGGACGAGGCGCAGTTCCTCACCGCGGAGCAGGTCGATCAACTCTTCCGAGTCGCCGTGGACGACGACATCCCGGTGCTCGCGTACGGCATCCGCAACGACTTCCTTACGCATGCCTTTCCGGGCTCTGCCCGCCTGCTCGCGATCGCGCACACGCTCGAAGAGCTCAAGACCATCTGCCGGTGCGGACGCAAGGCGGTCTTCAACGGGCGGCGCATCGGCGACGATTTCGTGTTCGACGGCGAGCAGGTCGCCATCGACGGGGCGGGCGACGAGCTCGTCACCACCTACGAATCGCTGTGCGGGCACTGCTACCTCGAAGAATCCGGCGGGCGCCTGGGCTGA
- a CDS encoding HAD-IIB family hydrolase — translation MTPPRLVAFDLDDTLAPSKSTIDPRIARLLLALAERVEVAIISGGNEEQFRSQVIAQLPETDAATLAHLHLMPTCGTRYLRHDGSDFALVYARDLTPEQSSTALHALETEARRLGIWEAEPWGPILEDRGSQITFSALGQRAPGEAKRAWDPDGAKRAALRDAVAPLVPDLEVRSGGSTSIDITRAGIDKAYGMTELAEHTGIALGDMLFYGDRLDEGGNDYPVKALGVPSVAVEGWEQTAELLDALLETLPPR, via the coding sequence ATGACCCCGCCTCGCCTGGTCGCGTTCGACCTCGACGACACGCTCGCCCCCTCGAAGAGCACGATCGATCCGCGCATCGCCCGTCTGCTGCTCGCCCTCGCCGAGCGTGTGGAGGTGGCGATCATCTCCGGCGGCAACGAGGAGCAGTTCCGCTCGCAGGTGATCGCGCAGCTGCCCGAGACAGATGCGGCGACCCTCGCGCACCTCCATCTGATGCCCACGTGCGGCACCCGCTACCTGCGGCACGACGGAAGCGACTTCGCACTCGTCTATGCGCGCGATCTCACGCCGGAGCAGTCATCCACGGCGCTGCATGCGCTCGAGACGGAGGCGCGGCGGCTGGGGATCTGGGAGGCGGAGCCGTGGGGCCCGATCCTGGAGGATCGCGGCTCGCAGATCACGTTCTCGGCGCTGGGCCAGCGCGCCCCCGGAGAGGCGAAGCGGGCCTGGGATCCCGACGGCGCCAAGCGGGCCGCGCTGCGCGATGCCGTGGCCCCGCTCGTGCCCGACCTCGAGGTGCGTTCGGGAGGGTCGACGTCGATCGACATCACGCGCGCCGGGATCGACAAAGCGTACGGCATGACCGAGCTCGCCGAGCACACCGGCATCGCGCTCGGCGACATGCTCTTCTACGGCGACCGTCTCGATGAGGGCGGCAACGACTATCCCGTCAAGGCGCTCGGCGTACCCTCGGTGGCCGTGGAGGGCTGGGAGCAGACGGCAGAACTGCTCGACGCGCTCCTGGAGACCCTGCCGCCGCGCTGA